One stretch of Synergistaceae bacterium DNA includes these proteins:
- a CDS encoding flagellar protein FlgN: MSVEALIHTLLEEADLIDELIENVVRQRELVKSGDYATMQEFMKNIQAGSFRVQAQENQRARLAGSVAKDLGCAPRLSALAEVVPDESRSLFIGAGERLRHSIFALQSEIAILSSLVEQNERFSAMLLSEWRRLDAGFIRSGGLDFRG, translated from the coding sequence TTGTCCGTAGAGGCGCTGATCCACACTCTATTAGAGGAAGCCGATCTGATCGACGAGCTGATCGAGAACGTCGTGAGGCAACGAGAACTCGTCAAAAGCGGCGATTACGCCACGATGCAGGAGTTTATGAAGAATATTCAGGCCGGCTCCTTCCGCGTGCAAGCCCAGGAAAACCAACGGGCGCGTCTTGCAGGTTCTGTGGCTAAAGATTTGGGTTGCGCGCCGCGCCTCTCGGCCTTGGCCGAAGTCGTGCCCGATGAATCACGTTCCTTGTTCATCGGCGCGGGGGAACGGCTGCGGCATTCTATCTTTGCCTTGCAATCGGAAATAGCAATTTTGAGCAGCCTGGTCGAGCAAAACGAGCGGTTCAGCGCGATGCTTCTTTCCGAGTGGCGGCGTCTCGACGCTGGTTTTATACGTTCTGGAGGATTGGATTTTAGGGGGTAA
- a CDS encoding flagellar biosynthesis anti-sigma factor FlgM has product MIEKIMGQYGIDAVGKTKARKGYKGSVRNDSDEASFSLFAVELARVGSELKNIHEVRQDLIDDFKGKLEAGEYRPPLDKIAHNLLLAGILNGEE; this is encoded by the coding sequence TTGATAGAAAAAATTATGGGACAGTACGGCATTGACGCAGTCGGGAAAACAAAGGCCAGAAAAGGCTATAAAGGCAGCGTCAGAAACGACTCGGACGAGGCGAGTTTCAGCCTGTTCGCTGTGGAACTTGCCCGTGTGGGCTCGGAGCTGAAAAATATTCATGAGGTTCGACAAGACCTAATCGACGATTTCAAGGGGAAGCTGGAAGCAGGAGAATATCGTCCTCCTCTCGATAAGATCGCCCACAACCTCCTTTTGGCCGGGATACTGAACGGCGAGGAGTGA